The Caldicellulosiruptor changbaiensis genome has a segment encoding these proteins:
- a CDS encoding helix-hairpin-helix domain-containing protein — MVSFSKREKIMIAIIVVLLLLNIFQYVTHTNTSENLGQQIKLDTQTIDEQSQEKVDVQTDKPYEQQKCVVYVCGNVKKPGVYELLSGSRVNDAIEVAGGVLPNSDINSLNLAEKIQDGQKIYIPKIGEMQTQSNLASEVAQNSTSSSGQSGKININTASKEELKTLDRIGDKLAERIIEYRQKHGPFKSIEEIKNVNGIGDKIFEAIKDSITVQ, encoded by the coding sequence GTGGTTTCATTCTCAAAAAGAGAAAAGATAATGATTGCCATAATTGTAGTACTTCTTCTACTGAATATATTTCAATATGTAACACACACAAATACAAGTGAAAATCTTGGTCAGCAGATAAAGCTTGACACTCAGACAATAGATGAACAGAGTCAAGAAAAGGTAGATGTGCAAACAGACAAACCCTATGAACAACAAAAGTGTGTAGTGTATGTCTGTGGCAACGTAAAAAAGCCTGGGGTTTATGAGCTTCTGAGTGGTAGCAGAGTAAACGATGCAATAGAGGTAGCTGGTGGCGTTTTACCAAACAGTGATATAAATAGCTTAAACCTTGCTGAAAAGATCCAGGATGGACAGAAGATTTACATTCCCAAAATTGGTGAGATGCAGACTCAAAGCAATCTGGCTTCTGAGGTAGCACAAAACAGTACAAGTTCGTCAGGCCAAAGTGGTAAGATAAATATTAATACCGCATCAAAAGAGGAGCTGAAGACTCTTGATAGAATAGGTGATAAACTTGCAGAAAGGATAATAGAATATAGACAAAAACATGGTCCGTTTAAGAGTATAGAAGAAATAAAAAATGTAAATGGCATAGGGGATAAGATATTTGAAGCTATTAAGGATTCTATCACAGTTCAATAA
- a CDS encoding DNA polymerase III subunit alpha, translating to MSFVHLHVHTEYSLLDGAVRIESLFERVKQLNMHSIAITDHGAMYGVVDFYKAAKENGIKPIIGCEVYLAPRSRFDKEPNIDNDIYHLVLLAMDNEGYKNLSKIVSIGFVEGFYYKPRVDREILSKYSKGLIALTSCLAGEIPKFILRDQKEKLMDAIGFYKDVFGCNFYFELQYHGIDEQRFVNSELIRLSKKYQIPVVATNDVHYLKREDREIHDILLCIQTGKTIHDSNRMEFPTSEFYLKSAQEMEEVFGYIPESLKNTLEIAEKCNVEFEFGKINLPKFQLPEGKSDAFEYLKELAFAGFEKRYSKENKAAYDRLLMELNVIRDMGFTEYFLIVHDFINYAKQNNIMVGPGRGSAAGSIVAYCLGITNVDPIKYNLLFERFLNPERVSMPDIDIDFCYQRRQEVIDYVTNKYGKDRVSQIITFGTMAARASIRDVGRVLGVPYAQVDEIAKMVPFSPGMTIDKALEVNHDLKKIYEQNETVKRIIDTARSLEGMPRHTSVHAAGVVISSCPITDLVPLARTEDAVVTQFPMTTLEELGLLKMDFLGLRTLTVIQNTLELIKKHRKIEIDLDKIDYNDRSVYQFISEGNTNGVFQLESSGMKQFMKELKPENLEDVIAGISLFRPGPMDQIPVYIQNKNNKEKIEYLHPKLEPILNVTYGCIVYQEQVMQIFRELAGYSLGRADLVRRAMAKKKADILMEEKDRFIDGAVANGVDRQTAEKIFEIIEDFASYAFNKSHAAAYAILAYQTAYLKKYFTIEFMTSLITSVMNSNEKVGMYIEECRRFGISILPPDINKSSYDFTIEGNSIRFGLRAIKSLGENVISHILKEREQNGEFKDLYDFVMRVDNNTVNKRIIENLIKSGAFDFTKINRNSLLASVEDILTIKQSQKKNANQVTFFEISEDKTEMFSYKNLPEPTAEELLQMEKDTIGIYISGHPLEKYGDLISKYNVVSLAELSNMTEDDEYKYQQILVCGILKEVKIKLTKNNQTMAFAKIEDLTDTLEVLFFPSVYEKYSHLIKENAIVLIEAKATFREDEGVKIVAQKIDRLGEKAQTSSSQKNSNKAIAIKTDEDSILKSKKFTSFVRFFTGSSKIILYYKQKRLVSKSNMCIDINPTVIQQLKEWFGEENVWLEDLDS from the coding sequence ATGAGCTTTGTCCATCTTCATGTACATACAGAGTATAGTTTGCTTGACGGGGCTGTTCGTATAGAGAGTTTATTTGAAAGGGTAAAACAGCTCAATATGCACAGTATTGCGATAACAGACCATGGTGCAATGTATGGTGTTGTCGACTTTTACAAGGCAGCAAAAGAAAACGGGATAAAGCCTATTATTGGCTGTGAGGTATATCTTGCTCCACGTTCACGTTTTGATAAAGAACCAAATATTGACAATGATATTTACCATCTTGTGCTTCTTGCTATGGACAATGAAGGGTATAAAAACCTTTCAAAAATTGTCTCAATTGGATTTGTGGAAGGCTTTTATTATAAGCCAAGAGTTGACAGGGAAATACTTTCAAAGTATTCAAAAGGCTTGATTGCGCTAACAAGCTGTCTTGCTGGGGAGATACCGAAATTTATTCTCAGAGACCAAAAAGAAAAACTAATGGATGCAATTGGTTTTTACAAGGATGTCTTTGGTTGTAATTTTTACTTTGAACTTCAATATCACGGGATTGACGAGCAAAGGTTTGTGAATAGTGAACTTATAAGACTATCCAAGAAATATCAAATTCCTGTTGTTGCAACAAATGATGTGCATTATCTAAAAAGGGAAGACAGAGAGATTCATGACATATTACTTTGCATTCAAACAGGGAAAACAATACATGATAGTAACAGAATGGAGTTTCCTACAAGTGAGTTTTATCTCAAATCTGCTCAAGAGATGGAAGAAGTATTCGGATATATTCCTGAGTCACTTAAAAATACTTTGGAAATTGCAGAGAAATGTAATGTTGAATTCGAATTTGGGAAGATTAACCTTCCTAAATTTCAGTTGCCAGAAGGAAAATCTGATGCATTTGAGTATCTTAAGGAATTAGCATTTGCCGGGTTTGAAAAAAGATATTCCAAAGAAAACAAAGCTGCATATGACAGGCTTTTAATGGAATTAAATGTAATCAGAGATATGGGCTTTACTGAGTACTTTTTGATTGTTCATGATTTTATCAACTATGCAAAGCAGAATAATATAATGGTGGGGCCTGGGCGAGGGTCTGCTGCAGGAAGTATTGTTGCGTATTGCCTTGGAATCACAAATGTTGACCCAATCAAGTATAACCTACTTTTTGAAAGATTTTTAAACCCCGAGAGAGTGTCTATGCCTGATATTGACATTGACTTTTGTTATCAGCGAAGGCAAGAAGTCATAGACTATGTCACTAATAAGTATGGAAAAGACAGAGTAAGCCAAATTATAACATTTGGTACAATGGCGGCAAGAGCCTCAATAAGAGATGTTGGAAGGGTACTTGGTGTACCATATGCACAAGTGGACGAAATTGCTAAGATGGTACCTTTTTCACCAGGTATGACAATTGATAAGGCGCTTGAAGTAAATCATGACCTTAAAAAGATTTATGAGCAAAATGAGACTGTCAAAAGAATAATTGACACTGCAAGAAGTCTTGAAGGAATGCCACGCCACACTTCTGTTCATGCAGCAGGAGTTGTTATATCAAGTTGTCCTATAACTGATTTAGTACCTTTGGCAAGGACAGAAGATGCCGTAGTTACTCAATTCCCAATGACCACTTTAGAAGAGCTTGGACTTTTAAAGATGGACTTTTTGGGTTTGAGGACTCTTACTGTTATTCAAAATACCTTAGAGCTTATAAAAAAACATCGCAAGATTGAAATTGACTTAGACAAGATTGACTACAATGACAGGAGTGTCTACCAATTCATTTCTGAAGGAAATACAAATGGAGTGTTCCAGCTTGAAAGCAGCGGTATGAAACAATTTATGAAAGAGTTAAAACCAGAGAACTTAGAGGATGTAATAGCAGGTATATCCCTTTTTAGACCGGGCCCCATGGACCAGATCCCAGTGTATATCCAAAATAAAAACAATAAAGAGAAAATAGAATATTTACATCCCAAACTTGAGCCAATTTTGAATGTCACATATGGGTGTATCGTTTACCAAGAACAGGTTATGCAAATATTTAGAGAACTTGCAGGTTATTCACTTGGGAGAGCTGACTTGGTAAGACGTGCAATGGCAAAGAAAAAGGCTGACATTTTGATGGAGGAGAAGGACAGGTTTATTGATGGAGCTGTGGCAAATGGTGTTGATAGACAGACAGCTGAGAAGATATTTGAAATAATCGAAGACTTCGCGAGCTATGCATTTAATAAATCTCACGCAGCAGCATATGCTATTTTAGCATATCAGACAGCTTACCTAAAAAAATACTTTACAATTGAGTTTATGACAAGTTTAATAACCAGTGTGATGAACTCAAATGAAAAGGTTGGGATGTATATTGAGGAGTGCAGAAGGTTTGGAATCTCAATTTTACCACCTGATATAAATAAAAGTAGTTATGATTTTACAATTGAAGGAAATAGTATCAGGTTTGGCTTGAGGGCAATTAAAAGCTTGGGTGAAAATGTGATTTCTCATATTTTGAAAGAACGTGAACAAAATGGAGAATTTAAAGATTTGTATGATTTTGTAATGAGGGTAGATAATAATACAGTGAACAAAAGAATTATTGAGAACTTAATAAAAAGTGGTGCTTTCGATTTTACTAAAATAAATAGAAATTCATTATTAGCTTCTGTAGAAGATATTCTGACAATTAAACAATCTCAAAAGAAAAATGCAAATCAGGTTACGTTTTTTGAGATTTCAGAGGACAAAACAGAGATGTTTTCTTATAAAAACCTTCCTGAACCGACAGCTGAAGAACTTTTGCAAATGGAAAAGGACACAATAGGAATTTACATAAGTGGTCATCCACTAGAAAAGTATGGAGATTTGATTTCAAAATACAATGTTGTAAGTTTAGCTGAACTTTCTAACATGACAGAAGATGATGAATATAAGTACCAGCAAATACTTGTCTGTGGGATATTAAAAGAAGTGAAAATTAAGCTGACCAAAAATAATCAAACAATGGCGTTTGCTAAAATTGAGGATTTGACAGATACTTTAGAGGTTTTGTTCTTTCCAAGTGTTTATGAGAAGTATTCGCATTTGATTAAAGAGAATGCGATTGTCTTGATTGAAGCCAAAGCTACATTTAGAGAGGACGAGGGTGTTAAAATTGTTGCACAAAAAATAGACAGACTGGGCGAAAAAGCACAAACATCATCTTCTCAAAAGAATTCCAATAAAGCAATTGCAATAAAAACAGATGAGGACTCTATTTTAAAATCTAAAAAGTTTACCTCATTTGTCAGATTCTTTACTGGCAGTTCAAAAATCATTCTTTATTACAAGCAAAAAAGACTTGTTTCAAAATCAAACATGTGCATAGATATAAATCCTACTGTAATACAGCAGCTCAAAGAGTGGTTCGGTGAAGAAAATGTGTGGCTTGAAGATTTAGATTCTTGA
- the rpmF gene encoding 50S ribosomal protein L32, whose product MAQPKRRWSKQRTHKHRANWKIEAPNLVECPQCHEMKLPHRVCPSCGYYKNRKVVNED is encoded by the coding sequence TTGGCTCAACCAAAAAGAAGATGGTCAAAGCAAAGAACGCATAAGCATAGAGCAAATTGGAAAATTGAGGCGCCAAATCTTGTTGAGTGTCCACAGTGCCACGAGATGAAACTTCCACATAGAGTTTGTCCAAGTTGTGGGTATTATAAAAACAGAAAAGTAGTAAATGAAGACTAA
- a CDS encoding YceD family protein, with product MRLDVSKLKSHGDSEEFEFCETWEKIEFRGDTLFFVEPVIFYGIATKKGNVIEVSGNIRTKLKTSCYRCTEDAFIEVDVPFYEEYSNKVEVRDDDVIQFENEVIEFDENVIATIVLYLPMKYLCKEDCKGLCPICGTNLNFNSCSCEKNEIDPRLSVLKTLINELDTDEKREV from the coding sequence ATGAGATTAGATGTATCAAAACTAAAATCACATGGTGATTCAGAAGAATTTGAATTTTGTGAAACATGGGAAAAGATAGAATTCAGGGGTGATACCTTATTCTTTGTTGAACCAGTTATTTTTTATGGGATTGCAACAAAGAAAGGAAATGTAATTGAGGTAAGTGGTAATATCAGAACAAAACTTAAGACAAGTTGTTACAGATGTACAGAGGATGCTTTCATTGAGGTTGATGTTCCATTTTATGAAGAATATTCGAACAAAGTAGAAGTTCGAGATGATGATGTAATTCAATTTGAAAATGAGGTAATAGAATTTGATGAAAATGTCATTGCAACCATTGTATTATATCTTCCAATGAAGTATTTATGTAAAGAAGACTGCAAGGGGTTATGCCCTATTTGCGGTACCAATCTCAATTTCAATTCATGCTCATGTGAAAAGAATGAGATTGATCCAAGACTGAGCGTTCTAAAAACACTCATAAACGAACTTGACACAGATGAAAAAAGGGAGGTGTGA
- a CDS encoding 5-formyltetrahydrofolate cyclo-ligase produces the protein MQKKKIRKIIGIRRRLISNFQKLHLDILVYLNLKKFLSKLNFNTVFVYMSLPYEVDTSRIINYLSVKGKRICVPKIVDRIRMIAGEYRKDGKLKRNRFGIVEPKETIEVNPSDIDVCIIPLLAFDKSLNRIGFGKGYYDRFLKEVGPSCLKVGVAYHFQKVPKILSERHDVRLDVIVTDRFILTRENKYRGEYNEKDTT, from the coding sequence TTGCAAAAGAAAAAAATAAGAAAGATAATTGGAATTAGAAGAAGACTGATAAGTAATTTTCAAAAGTTGCATCTTGATATATTAGTCTACTTAAACTTAAAGAAATTTCTCTCAAAGTTAAACTTTAATACAGTGTTTGTATATATGAGCTTGCCATATGAAGTTGATACAAGCAGGATTATAAATTACCTTTCTGTAAAAGGTAAAAGGATTTGTGTGCCCAAAATTGTTGACAGGATCAGAATGATTGCTGGAGAGTATAGAAAAGATGGCAAACTAAAAAGAAACAGGTTTGGGATTGTTGAACCAAAAGAAACTATAGAGGTAAATCCATCTGATATAGACGTTTGTATAATTCCCCTATTAGCCTTTGACAAAAGTTTAAATAGAATAGGATTTGGCAAAGGGTATTATGACAGGTTCTTAAAAGAGGTGGGGCCTTCTTGTTTAAAGGTTGGGGTAGCGTATCATTTTCAAAAAGTACCAAAAATTCTTTCTGAAAGACATGATGTTAGGCTTGATGTTATTGTGACAGATAGGTTTATTTTGACAAGAGAAAACAAATATAGGGGAGAATACAATGAGAAGGATACTACTTAA
- the leuS gene encoding leucine--tRNA ligase — MEYNFREIEKKWQQKWFSQNKYKVTEDSPKPKYYVLEMFPYPSGKLHMGHVRNYSIGDVFARFMRLKGYNVLHPMGWDAFGLPAENAAIKHGIHPSDWTWSNIENMKRQLKELGISYDWDREVATCHPDYYKWTQWMFLQFYKAGLAYRKRSYVNWCPSCETVLANEQVVNGRCERCKSLVGKKDLEQWFFRITKYAERLLRDIEKLDGWPEKVKIMQRNWIGRSEGAEIEFEIDGLGKRIKVFTTRPDTLFGVTYLVLAPEHPLTKEIIAGKPQEKECLEFIEKMQYLNEIERTSTETEKEGRFTGGYAIHPLTGEKVPIWIANYVLVDYGTGAVMGVPAHDQRDFDFAKKYNLPIKVVIKGDEVDIQNLQSAYEGEGILINSGRFDGLKNTEAMKKITEYLEEKGYGKACVTYKLRDWLISRQRYWGAPIPIIYCDDCGIVPVPEEELPVLLPYNVEFKPTGQSPLAYCEEFVKTTCPKCGKPARRETDTMDTFICSSWYYFRYTDPQNCEKPFEKSLVDYWLPVDQYIGGVEHAILHLLYSRFFTKVLYDLGYVSFEEPFKNLLTQGMVLKDGAKMSKSLGNIVSPEDIIEKYGADTARLFILFAAPPERDLEWSDQGVEGCFRFLNRLWRLYIELKDKLSESISTGQSELDEELNYRLNYTIKKVTEDIGERFNFNTAISSIMELLNFLYDYKEKGSLNRELIMKTLKNLLILIYPFTPHIACELWEIMGFEGDIEDVSWPEYDESALVRKNVEIAVQINGKVRTRFDIPVDISEEELKQKIMNDEKIKTLLEGKEIVKFIYVKNRLVNIVIK; from the coding sequence ATGGAATACAATTTCAGAGAAATTGAAAAAAAATGGCAGCAAAAATGGTTTTCACAAAACAAGTACAAAGTTACAGAAGACAGTCCAAAACCAAAGTATTACGTGCTTGAGATGTTTCCATATCCTTCAGGGAAACTCCATATGGGACATGTAAGAAATTATTCAATTGGGGATGTTTTTGCACGGTTTATGAGGCTCAAAGGATATAATGTATTGCATCCAATGGGCTGGGATGCTTTTGGACTGCCCGCAGAAAATGCTGCTATTAAACATGGAATCCATCCTTCTGATTGGACATGGTCAAACATTGAAAACATGAAAAGACAGCTAAAAGAGCTTGGCATAAGCTATGACTGGGACAGAGAGGTTGCTACATGCCACCCTGACTATTACAAATGGACACAGTGGATGTTTTTGCAATTTTACAAAGCCGGACTTGCATACAGAAAAAGGTCGTATGTTAACTGGTGTCCGTCCTGTGAAACAGTTCTGGCAAATGAACAAGTTGTAAACGGAAGGTGCGAAAGGTGTAAATCTCTTGTTGGTAAAAAGGACTTAGAACAGTGGTTCTTTAGAATAACCAAATATGCAGAAAGACTTCTTCGCGATATAGAAAAACTTGATGGTTGGCCTGAGAAAGTCAAGATTATGCAGAGAAACTGGATTGGAAGAAGTGAAGGCGCAGAGATTGAATTTGAAATAGACGGTCTTGGTAAGAGAATAAAGGTTTTCACAACAAGACCTGATACACTTTTTGGTGTGACATACTTGGTTTTGGCACCAGAACATCCACTAACAAAAGAGATAATTGCAGGAAAACCACAAGAGAAGGAATGTCTTGAATTTATTGAGAAGATGCAGTATCTAAACGAAATTGAGAGGACATCAACAGAGACGGAAAAAGAAGGAAGGTTCACAGGTGGGTATGCTATACATCCGCTGACAGGAGAAAAGGTGCCTATTTGGATTGCAAATTATGTACTTGTGGACTATGGAACAGGTGCAGTAATGGGTGTTCCTGCTCATGACCAAAGAGACTTTGACTTTGCAAAAAAATATAACCTACCCATAAAGGTTGTCATCAAAGGTGATGAAGTTGACATACAAAATCTTCAAAGCGCTTATGAAGGGGAAGGAATTTTAATTAATTCGGGTAGGTTTGACGGACTAAAGAACACAGAGGCTATGAAAAAGATTACAGAATACCTTGAAGAAAAGGGTTATGGCAAGGCTTGTGTTACTTATAAACTAAGAGATTGGCTAATTTCTCGTCAGCGTTATTGGGGTGCACCAATTCCTATTATATACTGTGATGACTGTGGAATTGTACCTGTTCCAGAAGAGGAATTGCCAGTACTTTTGCCATACAATGTTGAGTTCAAGCCAACAGGCCAGTCACCGCTTGCTTATTGTGAGGAGTTTGTAAAAACAACCTGTCCAAAATGTGGAAAACCTGCAAGAAGAGAAACTGATACAATGGACACCTTTATATGTTCATCTTGGTACTACTTTAGATATACAGACCCCCAAAATTGTGAAAAACCATTTGAAAAGTCGCTTGTAGACTATTGGCTTCCTGTTGACCAATACATTGGTGGAGTGGAGCATGCTATACTACATCTTTTATATTCGAGGTTCTTTACAAAAGTGCTTTACGACCTGGGCTATGTGTCATTTGAAGAGCCATTTAAGAATCTTTTGACCCAAGGTATGGTGTTAAAAGATGGTGCGAAGATGTCAAAATCTCTTGGTAACATTGTCAGCCCTGAAGATATAATTGAAAAGTATGGAGCTGATACGGCAAGGTTATTTATCCTTTTTGCAGCGCCACCAGAAAGAGACTTAGAGTGGTCAGACCAGGGCGTTGAAGGATGTTTTAGATTCTTAAATAGGCTTTGGAGACTTTACATTGAACTAAAAGATAAGCTTTCTGAAAGCATTTCAACTGGTCAGTCTGAGCTTGACGAGGAACTTAATTATAGGCTAAATTACACTATTAAAAAGGTTACTGAGGACATAGGTGAGAGGTTTAATTTCAATACTGCAATTAGTAGTATAATGGAGCTTTTGAACTTCTTGTATGACTATAAAGAGAAAGGCAGTTTAAATAGAGAACTAATTATGAAAACACTAAAGAACCTTTTAATTTTAATATACCCATTTACGCCTCATATAGCATGTGAACTATGGGAGATTATGGGGTTTGAAGGGGACATCGAAGATGTTTCATGGCCTGAATATGATGAAAGTGCGCTTGTTAGAAAGAATGTTGAGATAGCTGTTCAAATAAACGGTAAAGTCAGAACAAGATTTGACATTCCTGTTGATATCTCTGAAGAGGAACTGAAACAGAAGATCATGAATGATGAGAAAATTAAAACTCTTTTAGAAGGAAAAGAGATTGTGAAGTTTATATATGTTAAAAATAGACTTGTTAACATTGTCATAAAATAA
- a CDS encoding D-alanyl-D-alanine carboxypeptidase family protein, with product MTQKSKKVPFSCLRIALLIFLILLMPVPVYSKEESNTLLPDISAKSAILIEANIGQILFQKNPNLRCFPASTTKILTALVALSKEKDLGKLFKVSKNAIMIEPGSSSYYLNEGEIISFQDALYAMLLISANDAANVIAENISGSIQEFVKEMNQFALNIGAKDSHFVNPNGLHNPQHYTTAYDLSLIARQAYKNETLRRIVSTVEYKITTASMHKKPDWQIIYNINKLLRKNSKYYYPYANGMKTGYTAQAKRCLIASAKKDDIDLIAVILSSDDAFADAIKLFDYGFNNFRKEELFKQNQIIGKVMVDKVNKKWIDGYIKSSFYVLKNKNTNSKTQDITYHITFLKDIKPPINKDTVIGNVYIYSAGNLLSSIPILSYESYIPQSKVTSVIHTVKKGFVKGMKFLFDFLLAVVGLIFIFAIATIIRLRRKRVKLRLRSTKTIDFSSFPNKKLK from the coding sequence ATGACACAAAAGTCTAAAAAGGTTCCTTTTAGTTGCTTGAGGATTGCTTTACTAATCTTCTTAATTTTACTTATGCCAGTACCGGTTTATTCAAAAGAAGAAAGTAATACTTTATTACCAGATATAAGTGCCAAGTCGGCAATTCTCATTGAGGCAAACATAGGACAAATACTTTTTCAAAAGAATCCAAACTTAAGGTGCTTTCCAGCAAGCACAACCAAAATCCTAACAGCCCTTGTTGCACTCTCGAAGGAAAAAGACCTTGGCAAATTGTTCAAAGTTTCTAAAAACGCCATCATGATAGAGCCTGGTAGCAGCAGTTATTACCTAAACGAAGGCGAAATAATATCTTTTCAAGACGCACTTTATGCAATGCTTTTAATTTCCGCAAACGACGCTGCTAATGTGATTGCTGAAAATATATCTGGCAGCATACAAGAGTTTGTTAAAGAAATGAACCAGTTTGCTCTAAATATTGGTGCAAAGGACTCACACTTTGTAAATCCAAACGGGCTTCACAATCCACAGCATTACACAACAGCTTATGACCTGAGCTTAATTGCCCGGCAAGCTTATAAAAATGAAACTTTGCGAAGGATTGTATCAACAGTTGAATATAAAATTACAACAGCTTCTATGCACAAAAAACCCGATTGGCAGATTATATACAACATCAATAAGCTTTTACGTAAAAATTCAAAATATTATTACCCATACGCAAATGGTATGAAAACAGGCTACACTGCTCAAGCAAAAAGGTGCTTGATTGCCTCTGCTAAAAAAGATGATATAGACCTTATTGCAGTTATTTTATCCTCAGACGACGCTTTTGCTGATGCAATCAAACTTTTTGACTATGGTTTTAACAATTTCAGAAAAGAAGAGCTGTTTAAACAAAATCAGATTATTGGAAAAGTAATGGTGGACAAAGTTAATAAAAAGTGGATTGATGGTTATATCAAATCTTCATTTTATGTGCTAAAAAATAAAAACACAAATTCAAAAACCCAAGATATTACTTACCATATAACCTTTTTAAAAGACATTAAACCGCCAATAAACAAAGATACAGTAATTGGAAATGTATATATTTACAGTGCTGGTAACTTGCTTTCTTCAATCCCTATACTCTCATATGAAAGTTACATTCCTCAGTCAAAAGTTACATCAGTCATACATACTGTAAAAAAAGGGTTTGTCAAAGGAATGAAGTTTTTATTTGATTTTCTCTTAGCTGTTGTAGGATTAATATTTATTTTCGCAATAGCAACTATAATAAGACTTAGAAGAAAAAGAGTAAAACTCAGATTAAGGTCAACAAAGACAATAGACTTTTCTTCATTTCCAAACAAAAAGCTAAAATAA
- a CDS encoding HD-GYP domain-containing protein, with product MRRILLKNAKENMVLAKDIYSEDGKVLVASGQKLTNNMIKRLKDFGVYDIYIVDDNIDIVEIEDVITKEIKEEAFKVVNSAFSAEYINTQEITPEIKVLVSKIISQLLEQKEVILNLCDIRTVGNYTLFHSLNTTIFALLVGIKLNYDYDKLLSLGMGTLLHDIGKVKIPRNILSKRGPLQEKEYEMIKMHTIMGYDILNSEYKFDQHVSEIALYHHERLDGSGYPFGKTRDEIPQTAKIVAVVDVFDALVSDREFRKRLKPHMAIEYLLNSCSTHFDSYIVSKFVTFISLFQVGTPVILNTREKGIVVHNNPRFPSRPIVRIFYDSEGRKLPYKKDIDLALNFHYYIVDVLEDIEL from the coding sequence ATGAGAAGGATACTACTTAAAAATGCCAAGGAGAATATGGTGCTTGCAAAAGACATATATAGTGAGGATGGAAAGGTTTTAGTGGCTTCAGGTCAGAAGCTTACAAACAATATGATAAAGAGGCTAAAGGATTTTGGTGTGTATGATATATACATCGTGGATGACAACATTGACATAGTTGAAATAGAGGATGTTATTACAAAGGAGATTAAAGAAGAAGCATTTAAGGTAGTGAATTCTGCTTTCAGCGCAGAGTATATCAATACACAAGAGATTACCCCTGAGATAAAAGTACTTGTTAGCAAGATAATTTCTCAGCTTCTTGAGCAAAAAGAAGTTATACTAAACCTTTGTGATATCAGGACAGTTGGAAACTATACCCTTTTTCACTCACTTAACACTACCATCTTTGCCCTTCTTGTTGGAATAAAGCTGAATTATGACTATGACAAACTGCTATCCCTTGGAATGGGTACATTACTGCATGATATAGGTAAAGTAAAAATTCCAAGAAATATATTAAGTAAGAGAGGTCCACTTCAGGAAAAGGAATACGAAATGATTAAAATGCACACAATTATGGGGTATGATATCTTAAACTCTGAGTACAAATTTGACCAGCATGTATCTGAAATTGCTCTTTATCATCATGAAAGACTGGATGGAAGCGGTTATCCATTTGGAAAGACAAGGGATGAGATACCACAAACGGCCAAAATTGTTGCTGTTGTGGATGTATTTGATGCACTGGTAAGTGACAGGGAGTTCAGAAAACGATTAAAACCTCATATGGCAATTGAATACCTATTGAATTCATGTTCGACTCACTTTGACAGCTATATAGTATCAAAATTTGTTACATTTATATCATTATTCCAAGTTGGAACACCTGTGATTTTGAACACAAGAGAAAAGGGGATTGTAGTACATAACAATCCAAGATTTCCATCTCGCCCTATTGTGAGAATCTTTTATGATAGTGAAGGTAGAAAACTTCCGTATAAAAAAGATATAGATTTGGCATTAAATTTTCACTATTATATAGTGGATGTTTTAGAAGATATAGAACTTTAA